In Ovis aries strain OAR_USU_Benz2616 breed Rambouillet chromosome 14, ARS-UI_Ramb_v3.0, whole genome shotgun sequence, a single genomic region encodes these proteins:
- the LOC105608474 gene encoding zinc finger protein 235 isoform X4: MISQLEREEKFCTIEIQPQRGGRSGGWNHEMGTVQDTGVRCLSRAELSCWQIRRHVVSKSTRSQDSVINTQEMSSQSLKQHNSPAGVSTQASMEGSYFMTLIEDHSDIIENQELPAGRAPNSWSKLCLSETQNYQRGCQLTSIKNKICMFAPCVDFFPRISLHHDDHTVPQREKAQGIRECGKDLLKASPLAQRSILEAGLKAYPCSEDERGLGDRASLELHQLLHLGGKSPTHRTPKKDPGHGSAHPTPLGALPGTKRYWCRECGKGFSQSSNLQTHQRVHTGEKPYSCHECGKSFNQTSHLYAHLPIHTGEKPYRCESCGKGFSRSTDLNIHCRVHTGEKPYKCAACGKGFTQRSHLQAHERIHTGEKPYRCADCGKRFSCSSNLHTHQRVHTEEKPYKCEECGKRFSLSFNLHSHRRVHTGEKPYKCQECGKGFSSASSFQSHQRVHTGEKPFRCSECGKGFSQSSYFQAHQRVHTGEKPYKCEVCGKRFNWSLNLHNHQRVHTGEKPYKCEECGKGFSQASNLQAHQSVHTGEKPFKCAACPKRFSQASHLQAHQRVHTGEKPFKCGTCGKAFSQRSNLQVHQIIHTGEKPFKCEECGKAFSWSAGLSAHQRVHTGEKPYTCQQCGKGFSQASHFHTHQRVHTGERPYICDVCCKGFSQRSHLVYHQRVHAGGNL, encoded by the coding sequence GGGGCTGGAATCACGAGATGGGAACTGTTCAGGACACAGGAGTGAGGTGCCTTTCACGGGCAGAGCTTTCATGCTGGCAAATCAGGAGACACGTTGTGAGCAAATCAACCAGAAGCCAAGACTCTGTGATAAATACTCAAGAGATGAGTTCTCAGTCCCTCAAACAACATAATTCCCCTGCAGGAGTGTCCACTCAGGCTTCCATGGAAGGCAGCTATTTCATGACTCTTATAGAGGATCATTCTGATATTATTGAAAATCAAGAACTTCCAGCTGGGAGAGCTCCGAATTCCTGGAGTAAACTCTGTCTGAGCGAGACACAGAATTACCAGAGGGGTTGTCAGCTGACTTCCATAAAGAACAAGATCTGTATGTTTGCTCCATGTGTTGACTTTTTCCCACGTATCTCCCTCCACCACGATGACCACACGGTGCCGCAAAGAGAGAAGGCTCAGGGCATCAGAGAGTGTGGTAAAGACCTCCTCAAGGCATCACCACTAGCCCAGCGAAGCATCCTTGAGGCTGGACTGAAAGCCTACCCGTGCAGTGAGGATGAGAGAGGACTCGGTGACCGTGCCAGCCTGGAGCTTCATCAGCTGCTACACTTGGGTGGGAAGTCCCCGACCCACAGGACGCCCAAGAAGGACCCAGGTCACGGCTCAGCACACCCCACTCCGCTGGGCGCCCTCCCGGGGACGAAGCGCTACTGGTGCCGGGAGTGCGGGAAGGGCTTCAGCCAGAGCTCCAACCTGCAGACCCACCAGCGAGTCCACACTGGGGAGAAGCCCTACTCGTGCCACGAGTGCGGGAAGAGCTTCAACCAGACGTCGCACCTGTACGCCCACCTGCCCATTCACACCGGGGAGAAGCCGTACCGCTGCGAGAGCTGCGGCAAGGGCTTCAGCCGGAGCACCGACCTCAACATCCACTGCAGGGTCCACACCGGCGAGAAGCCCTACAAGTGCGCGGCGTGCGGCAAGGGCTTCACGCAGAGGTCCCACCTGCAGGCCCACGAGAGGATCCACACTGGCGAGAAGCCCTACAGGTGCGCGGACTGCGGCAAGCGCTTCAGCTGCAGCTCCAACCTTCACACACACCAGCGGGTGCACACGGAGGAGAAGCCCTACAAGTGTGAGGAGTGCGGCAAGCGCTTCAGCCTGAGCTTCAACCTGCACAGCCACCGCCGCGTgcacacgggcgagaagccctACAAGTGCCAGGAGTGCGGCAAGGGCTTCAGCTCCGCCTCCAGCTTCCAGAGCCACCAGCGGGTgcacacgggcgagaagccctTCCGCTGCAGCGAGTGCGGGAAGGGCTTCAGCCAGAGCTCCTACTTCCAGGCCCACCAGCGCGTGCACACCGGGGAGAAGCCCTACAAGTGCGAGGTGTGTGGCAAGCGCTTCAACTGGAGCCTGAACCTCCACAACCACCAGCGCGTgcacacgggcgagaagccctACAAGTGCGAGGAGTGCGGCAAGGGCTTCAGCCAGGCCTCCAACCTCCAGGCCCACCAGAGCGTCCACACCGGGGAGAAGCCGTTCAAGTGCGCTGCGTGTCCGAAGCGGTTCAGCCAGGCCTCGCACCTGCAGGCGCATCAGAGAGTCCACACCGGGGAGAAACCCTTTAAGTGCGGCACCTGCGGCAAGGCCTTCAGCCAGAGGTCGAACCTTCAAGTCCATCAGATAATccacacgggcgagaagccctTCAAGTGCGAGGAGTGCGGGAAGGCGTTCAGCTGGAGCGCGGGGCTCAGCGCCCACCAGCGGGTGCACACGGGGGAGAAACCCTACACGTGCCAGCAGTGTGGCAAGGGCTTCAGCCAGGCCTCGCACTTCCACACGCACCAGAGGGTCCACACGGGGGAGAGGCCCTACATATGCGACGTATGTTGCAAGGGCTTCAGCCAGAGGTCGCATCTTGTCTACCACCAGAGGGTCCACGCGGGAGGGAATCTATAG
- the LOC105608474 gene encoding zinc finger protein 235 isoform X3, producing the protein MFSNVPGPLPATSRLWDSSETSFPVPLENTETKCSWSLFQGHQSSKPDMISQLEREEKFCTIEIQPQRGGRSGGWNHEMGTVQDTGVRCLSRAELSCWQIRRHVVSKSTRSQDSVINTQEMSSQSLKQHNSPAGVSTQASMEGSYFMTLIEDHSDIIENQELPAGRAPNSWSKLCLSETQNYQRGCQLTSIKNKICMFAPCVDFFPRISLHHDDHTVPQREKAQGIRECGKDLLKASPLAQRSILEAGLKAYPCSEDERGLGDRASLELHQLLHLGGKSPTHRTPKKDPGHGSAHPTPLGALPGTKRYWCRECGKGFSQSSNLQTHQRVHTGEKPYSCHECGKSFNQTSHLYAHLPIHTGEKPYRCESCGKGFSRSTDLNIHCRVHTGEKPYKCAACGKGFTQRSHLQAHERIHTGEKPYRCADCGKRFSCSSNLHTHQRVHTEEKPYKCEECGKRFSLSFNLHSHRRVHTGEKPYKCQECGKGFSSASSFQSHQRVHTGEKPFRCSECGKGFSQSSYFQAHQRVHTGEKPYKCEVCGKRFNWSLNLHNHQRVHTGEKPYKCEECGKGFSQASNLQAHQSVHTGEKPFKCAACPKRFSQASHLQAHQRVHTGEKPFKCGTCGKAFSQRSNLQVHQIIHTGEKPFKCEECGKAFSWSAGLSAHQRVHTGEKPYTCQQCGKGFSQASHFHTHQRVHTGERPYICDVCCKGFSQRSHLVYHQRVHAGGNL; encoded by the coding sequence GGGGCTGGAATCACGAGATGGGAACTGTTCAGGACACAGGAGTGAGGTGCCTTTCACGGGCAGAGCTTTCATGCTGGCAAATCAGGAGACACGTTGTGAGCAAATCAACCAGAAGCCAAGACTCTGTGATAAATACTCAAGAGATGAGTTCTCAGTCCCTCAAACAACATAATTCCCCTGCAGGAGTGTCCACTCAGGCTTCCATGGAAGGCAGCTATTTCATGACTCTTATAGAGGATCATTCTGATATTATTGAAAATCAAGAACTTCCAGCTGGGAGAGCTCCGAATTCCTGGAGTAAACTCTGTCTGAGCGAGACACAGAATTACCAGAGGGGTTGTCAGCTGACTTCCATAAAGAACAAGATCTGTATGTTTGCTCCATGTGTTGACTTTTTCCCACGTATCTCCCTCCACCACGATGACCACACGGTGCCGCAAAGAGAGAAGGCTCAGGGCATCAGAGAGTGTGGTAAAGACCTCCTCAAGGCATCACCACTAGCCCAGCGAAGCATCCTTGAGGCTGGACTGAAAGCCTACCCGTGCAGTGAGGATGAGAGAGGACTCGGTGACCGTGCCAGCCTGGAGCTTCATCAGCTGCTACACTTGGGTGGGAAGTCCCCGACCCACAGGACGCCCAAGAAGGACCCAGGTCACGGCTCAGCACACCCCACTCCGCTGGGCGCCCTCCCGGGGACGAAGCGCTACTGGTGCCGGGAGTGCGGGAAGGGCTTCAGCCAGAGCTCCAACCTGCAGACCCACCAGCGAGTCCACACTGGGGAGAAGCCCTACTCGTGCCACGAGTGCGGGAAGAGCTTCAACCAGACGTCGCACCTGTACGCCCACCTGCCCATTCACACCGGGGAGAAGCCGTACCGCTGCGAGAGCTGCGGCAAGGGCTTCAGCCGGAGCACCGACCTCAACATCCACTGCAGGGTCCACACCGGCGAGAAGCCCTACAAGTGCGCGGCGTGCGGCAAGGGCTTCACGCAGAGGTCCCACCTGCAGGCCCACGAGAGGATCCACACTGGCGAGAAGCCCTACAGGTGCGCGGACTGCGGCAAGCGCTTCAGCTGCAGCTCCAACCTTCACACACACCAGCGGGTGCACACGGAGGAGAAGCCCTACAAGTGTGAGGAGTGCGGCAAGCGCTTCAGCCTGAGCTTCAACCTGCACAGCCACCGCCGCGTgcacacgggcgagaagccctACAAGTGCCAGGAGTGCGGCAAGGGCTTCAGCTCCGCCTCCAGCTTCCAGAGCCACCAGCGGGTgcacacgggcgagaagccctTCCGCTGCAGCGAGTGCGGGAAGGGCTTCAGCCAGAGCTCCTACTTCCAGGCCCACCAGCGCGTGCACACCGGGGAGAAGCCCTACAAGTGCGAGGTGTGTGGCAAGCGCTTCAACTGGAGCCTGAACCTCCACAACCACCAGCGCGTgcacacgggcgagaagccctACAAGTGCGAGGAGTGCGGCAAGGGCTTCAGCCAGGCCTCCAACCTCCAGGCCCACCAGAGCGTCCACACCGGGGAGAAGCCGTTCAAGTGCGCTGCGTGTCCGAAGCGGTTCAGCCAGGCCTCGCACCTGCAGGCGCATCAGAGAGTCCACACCGGGGAGAAACCCTTTAAGTGCGGCACCTGCGGCAAGGCCTTCAGCCAGAGGTCGAACCTTCAAGTCCATCAGATAATccacacgggcgagaagccctTCAAGTGCGAGGAGTGCGGGAAGGCGTTCAGCTGGAGCGCGGGGCTCAGCGCCCACCAGCGGGTGCACACGGGGGAGAAACCCTACACGTGCCAGCAGTGTGGCAAGGGCTTCAGCCAGGCCTCGCACTTCCACACGCACCAGAGGGTCCACACGGGGGAGAGGCCCTACATATGCGACGTATGTTGCAAGGGCTTCAGCCAGAGGTCGCATCTTGTCTACCACCAGAGGGTCCACGCGGGAGGGAATCTATAG